The following proteins are encoded in a genomic region of Gimesia algae:
- a CDS encoding alpha/beta hydrolase, which yields MNATKFFFTLALAGLTLIGCSGKQDSSPAPKEAQSPQMSEQPMPASAEPDAQEKAAKKEKHETVRVFYGTDRNLTGSSHPQQFFGTSRASLSLGFCDVSIPENHETGKLESPRIWKLEFRENPDKHVVLQSVEPASGSEFLSQLRQTIKDSVEVEESPTGKVRVGGEAFIFVHGFNNSFEDAARRTAQIAYDLKFKGAPLMYSWPSQEKGSIWAYKEDGRTAQWCEENVTLFIEAIARESGARKIHLIAHSMGNRVLSRALKNISQKLALSQETTPLFNEVILTAPDIDAQVFKDSIAPHIVQTAERFTIYSSSEDLALKASRVVNSFWHQRLGEGGTHLTVFPEYQKINVVDASEIDTNLFALGHSYHADSNTVLSDVKLVFQGIPANQRDLRALLENLAWKFQSNRRLLGRAIRGTFR from the coding sequence ATGAACGCCACTAAATTCTTTTTCACCCTGGCTTTAGCCGGGCTCACACTGATCGGTTGTAGCGGCAAGCAGGATTCCAGCCCCGCCCCCAAAGAAGCACAATCGCCACAGATGTCAGAACAGCCGATGCCTGCATCAGCCGAACCTGATGCGCAAGAGAAGGCGGCGAAAAAGGAAAAGCATGAAACCGTCCGTGTGTTTTATGGCACCGATCGTAATTTGACCGGTTCGTCGCATCCCCAACAGTTTTTTGGAACCAGTCGCGCCAGTTTGTCGTTAGGTTTCTGTGATGTCAGTATCCCGGAAAATCATGAAACAGGTAAACTGGAATCCCCCCGAATCTGGAAGCTGGAGTTCCGGGAAAATCCTGATAAACATGTCGTGTTGCAATCAGTGGAACCGGCCTCCGGTTCGGAGTTTTTATCACAGTTGCGTCAAACCATTAAAGACTCGGTCGAAGTAGAAGAATCCCCCACCGGTAAAGTGCGTGTTGGCGGCGAAGCATTTATCTTTGTACATGGCTTCAATAACTCGTTCGAAGATGCAGCGCGCAGGACCGCTCAGATCGCATACGACCTGAAATTCAAGGGCGCTCCATTAATGTATAGCTGGCCTTCGCAGGAGAAAGGTTCTATCTGGGCTTATAAAGAAGATGGCCGCACTGCGCAGTGGTGTGAAGAAAACGTAACCCTGTTCATTGAAGCCATTGCACGGGAATCAGGCGCCAGAAAAATACATCTGATTGCCCATAGTATGGGAAACCGGGTATTATCAAGAGCCCTGAAGAACATTTCGCAGAAACTGGCTCTCAGTCAGGAAACGACGCCGCTGTTCAATGAAGTGATTCTGACAGCCCCGGATATCGATGCCCAGGTATTTAAAGATTCGATCGCTCCGCACATTGTTCAGACTGCAGAACGTTTCACAATCTATTCCTCTTCAGAAGACCTGGCTTTGAAAGCCTCGCGGGTTGTCAATTCGTTCTGGCATCAGCGGCTGGGCGAAGGAGGTACCCATCTGACGGTGTTCCCTGAATATCAAAAGATCAATGTGGTCGATGCTTCTGAAATTGATACGAATCTGTTTGCTCTGGGGCATTCCTATCATGCTGACAGTAATACCGTACTGTCTGATGTCAAACTTGTGTTTCAGGGAATCCCCGCGAATCAACGGGATTTAAGAGCACTGCTGGAGAATCTCGCCTGGAAATTTCAGAGCAATCGCAGGCTGTTAGGGCGTGCGATTCGAGGAACGTTCCGTTAA
- a CDS encoding HDOD domain-containing protein has translation MTDWTKLRKELIGEGKKSPLPPEIKLPMLPKAVMEFSRKAEDPNSTPKELSKIIETDAGISCELLRMVNSSALGLRRKVSTIQQTITLLGIRSTKLFLVTTGLKQAMSTSDSKLINLPNFWSTNLERALMAREIALLMKVDPDVSFSAAMLQDFLLPILSRERFDQYLQFTISQDSSPCLLSDYEIEQFRWNHCEAAAHVMLDWSFPDDLICSVFLHHEGLKMLTNEDLGQTPATAVAVASLIPDPLRQNPEGLQQLLTLNEAWPDFKLFELAEKIDQELREESTAAANYISLKNRLEKYALLLENGSAT, from the coding sequence ATGACGGACTGGACAAAGTTACGTAAAGAGCTGATCGGTGAAGGAAAAAAAAGCCCGCTTCCACCAGAAATCAAACTCCCGATGCTGCCCAAGGCGGTCATGGAGTTTTCCCGAAAGGCAGAAGATCCTAATTCTACGCCGAAAGAACTCAGTAAAATTATAGAAACCGATGCCGGAATTTCGTGCGAACTGTTACGTATGGTCAATTCCAGTGCCCTGGGGCTGAGACGAAAAGTTTCTACAATCCAGCAGACCATTACACTCCTGGGCATCCGCTCCACAAAACTGTTTCTGGTAACAACCGGGTTGAAACAGGCGATGTCAACATCTGACTCGAAATTGATCAATCTGCCGAACTTCTGGAGTACCAATCTTGAACGGGCTTTGATGGCTCGTGAAATTGCCTTGCTGATGAAAGTTGACCCTGATGTTTCGTTTTCCGCCGCCATGCTTCAGGATTTTCTCTTACCCATTCTTTCGCGGGAACGGTTTGATCAATACCTGCAGTTTACAATCAGCCAGGACAGCTCTCCCTGCTTACTTAGTGACTATGAAATCGAGCAATTCAGATGGAATCATTGTGAAGCGGCTGCACATGTTATGTTGGACTGGTCATTTCCTGATGATTTGATCTGTTCGGTCTTTCTGCATCATGAGGGATTGAAAATGCTGACCAATGAAGACTTGGGGCAGACCCCGGCTACGGCAGTCGCTGTGGCATCACTGATACCAGATCCGCTCAGGCAAAACCCAGAAGGCTTGCAGCAGCTGTTGACACTGAATGAGGCATGGCCTGATTTCAAGCTCTTTGAACTGGCAGAGAAGATTGACCAGGAGCTGAGAGAAGAATCGACGGCGGCAGCGAATTATATTTCGTTGAAAAACCGTCTGGAGAAATACGCGTTACTGCTTGAAAATGGATCGGCTACATGA
- a CDS encoding M42 family metallopeptidase — MDATSLDFLKKLLHSPAPSGYERPIQEVVREFVGEFADEVTTDLHGNVIAAVNPDAERRVMFAGHCDQIGLLVQYIDDDGYLWANLIGGWDIQMLLGQNMQVHTDAGPIHGVIARKAIHLLTPDERKTVPEIKDLWIDIGAKNGEEARKLVAIGDPVTFELGFRPMLNNLASAPGMDNRVGVWVVMEALRQVSQKSPHVGVFSVSTVQEEIGLRGAKTSAYSIQPEVGIAVDVTHATDCPAVSKQENGDVKVGGGPVVCRGPNVNPVVFSSLTSLASEHEIDCQINGISRPAGNDANAMQLNQGGMATGIVAIPNRYMHSPVEVISLDDLEQAARLLAEFCLAINDQTDFTP; from the coding sequence ATGGATGCAACTTCATTGGATTTCTTAAAAAAACTGCTTCATTCACCCGCTCCTTCAGGGTATGAGCGACCAATTCAGGAAGTCGTCCGGGAATTCGTGGGAGAATTCGCTGATGAAGTAACCACAGATCTTCATGGTAATGTGATCGCGGCCGTCAATCCTGATGCGGAGCGACGAGTGATGTTTGCCGGCCACTGCGATCAGATTGGCCTGCTCGTACAATATATTGATGATGATGGTTACCTCTGGGCGAATCTGATCGGGGGCTGGGATATTCAGATGCTGCTGGGACAGAATATGCAGGTCCATACGGATGCTGGTCCCATCCATGGCGTGATTGCCCGCAAAGCAATCCACCTGCTGACTCCGGATGAACGCAAAACTGTTCCCGAAATCAAAGATCTCTGGATCGACATCGGGGCAAAAAATGGCGAAGAAGCCCGTAAGCTGGTTGCCATTGGTGATCCGGTCACCTTCGAGCTGGGCTTTCGGCCAATGTTGAATAACCTGGCATCGGCTCCTGGAATGGATAACCGGGTCGGCGTCTGGGTCGTCATGGAAGCCTTACGTCAGGTCAGTCAGAAGTCACCCCACGTTGGTGTGTTCTCTGTTTCAACTGTTCAAGAAGAAATCGGCCTGCGGGGGGCGAAGACCAGTGCCTATTCCATTCAGCCTGAAGTAGGGATTGCCGTCGATGTCACACATGCGACTGACTGTCCTGCAGTGAGCAAGCAGGAAAATGGCGATGTCAAGGTGGGAGGCGGTCCGGTGGTCTGTCGTGGTCCCAACGTAAACCCCGTCGTGTTCTCGTCATTAACTTCTCTGGCCAGTGAACACGAAATCGACTGTCAGATCAATGGGATCTCACGGCCTGCCGGTAATGATGCCAATGCCATGCAGTTGAACCAGGGGGGCATGGCGACGGGAATTGTTGCGATACCCAACCGGTATATGCACAGCCCGGTCGAAGTCATCTCATTAGACGATCTGGAACAGGCGGCTCGTCTGCTGGCAGAGTTCTGTCTGGCCATCAATGATCAGACAGACTTTACGCCTTAG
- a CDS encoding sulfatase-like hydrolase/transferase, translating to MKSAQRIVFSFVFVFFCVQQTLLAVETKAKPNFIIIFADDLGYGDLECYGHPQFKTPHINQMAAQGARLTQFNVPVPYCAPSRATLLTGRYPWRHGVWYNPAPDGKRFRSGVGIAESELLLSELLKDNGYATICIGKWHLGHDPEYYPTRHGFDDYLGILYSNDMRPVNLMQGEKLLEYPVIQANLTKRYTERAVKFIRENQERPFFLYLPHAMPHKPLAASEAFYKKSGAGLYGDVIAELDWSVGEIIKTLRELKLDENTLVIFASDNGPWFGGNTAGLSGMKSTSWEGGLRVPMIARWPGKIPPRQVIDTVCGSIDVFPTILKQAGIPVPADRVIDGKDLFPVLTEQASAPHQALYSMKGNSLFTVRSGPWKLHVKPSPRQVLAGKGKDWIDPRGPDGVTIIAPSEQAMPDQQPGVLTGDKPEAMMLFNLQKDPAEQHNVASQHPEVVARLMKLYHEMQAEVPASIRTFK from the coding sequence GTGAAAAGCGCTCAACGAATTGTATTCAGTTTTGTATTTGTGTTCTTTTGTGTTCAACAGACATTGCTCGCTGTAGAAACAAAAGCCAAACCGAATTTCATCATCATCTTCGCCGATGATCTGGGGTATGGTGATCTTGAGTGTTATGGACATCCCCAGTTCAAAACCCCGCATATCAATCAGATGGCAGCGCAAGGCGCAAGATTAACTCAGTTCAATGTTCCTGTTCCCTATTGCGCTCCTTCCCGTGCGACCCTGCTGACAGGCCGCTACCCCTGGCGGCATGGCGTCTGGTATAACCCCGCGCCGGATGGGAAGAGATTTCGCAGTGGAGTGGGGATTGCTGAGAGCGAACTTCTCTTAAGTGAACTGCTCAAGGACAACGGGTACGCGACGATCTGCATCGGAAAGTGGCATCTGGGCCATGATCCGGAATATTATCCTACCCGGCATGGCTTTGATGATTATCTGGGAATTCTCTATTCCAATGACATGCGACCGGTCAATTTGATGCAGGGGGAAAAGTTGCTGGAGTACCCTGTGATTCAGGCAAACCTGACGAAACGTTATACAGAACGCGCTGTCAAATTTATTCGTGAGAATCAGGAACGCCCTTTTTTCCTGTACCTGCCTCATGCGATGCCTCACAAACCACTGGCTGCTTCGGAGGCGTTCTACAAAAAAAGTGGAGCCGGTCTGTATGGTGATGTGATTGCCGAGTTGGACTGGAGTGTCGGTGAGATCATTAAAACCCTGCGTGAGCTGAAGCTGGATGAAAACACTCTGGTCATCTTTGCGTCTGACAATGGTCCCTGGTTTGGAGGCAATACCGCCGGGCTTTCCGGGATGAAGTCGACCAGTTGGGAAGGAGGCCTGCGCGTTCCCATGATTGCCCGCTGGCCCGGGAAAATTCCACCCCGGCAGGTGATTGATACGGTCTGTGGTTCAATCGATGTTTTTCCCACGATACTAAAACAGGCAGGGATTCCGGTTCCGGCTGATCGGGTCATTGATGGAAAAGACCTGTTCCCCGTTTTGACAGAGCAGGCGTCTGCACCACATCAGGCTCTGTATTCAATGAAAGGGAATTCGCTGTTTACCGTTCGAAGTGGCCCCTGGAAGTTACATGTGAAACCATCTCCCCGTCAGGTACTCGCCGGGAAGGGCAAAGACTGGATTGACCCGCGTGGGCCGGATGGTGTGACTATCATCGCGCCTTCTGAACAGGCCATGCCAGATCAGCAACCGGGTGTCTTAACCGGAGACAAACCCGAGGCAATGATGCTGTTCAATTTACAGAAGGATCCTGCTGAGCAACACAATGTCGCCAGCCAGCATCCCGAAGTCGTTGCACGGCTGATGAAACTGTATCACGAAATGCAGGCTGAAGTTCCGGCCTCGATCCGGACTTTTAAATAA
- a CDS encoding ABC1 kinase family protein, with amino-acid sequence MNYGFDDLVDQLRLRRYLRWGRRLLFWKRTEPEVKLTRAKRIRLALESLGVTFIKFGQVVSTRPDLVPRDVVRELSKLQERVPSFPSEIAMAIVERELEAPISELFAEFDPQPLAAGSLGQVHRARHLDGTPLVVKIKRPDIDRVIEQDLSLMYELAMMIERHFPDAEVFDPTGLVNQFSRTIHRELQFSREARSTDEFFRLFQDDATLYVPKIYRELTQGDVITMEFIDGYKIDDDNELKNLPISAHEVAANGARIFMKMTFEFGIFHADPHPGNFRVMPDGSLCLLDYGMIGILEEERRDMLVDLFLNVARKDTAKLVEVVLKIGKAKRKVDHQLLRADLRDFIGNYYGVPMDEISVGKMLTDFINILAIHRIRCPVDIMLLIRALITLEGIATHIAPDLNIAQEMEPYIYRLSSERYHPKAIVSRIWSETCTLSKVMHDLPEQIGRTLGKLSDDELQIHLDHKGFDHLTQEMDRSGNRLAIGMVMSSLILASAITISLDSNLIFVSIPIFMMSSLLGIWLIYGVFRSGRL; translated from the coding sequence ATGAACTACGGTTTTGATGACCTGGTCGATCAACTGCGGTTGAGACGCTACCTCCGCTGGGGGCGCAGGCTGCTGTTCTGGAAGCGTACAGAGCCAGAAGTCAAGCTCACCCGTGCCAAGCGGATTCGTCTGGCTCTGGAAAGCCTGGGAGTCACTTTTATCAAGTTTGGACAGGTTGTCAGTACCCGTCCTGATCTCGTGCCTCGCGATGTCGTTCGCGAGCTCTCAAAACTTCAAGAGCGTGTTCCTTCCTTTCCCAGTGAAATTGCCATGGCAATAGTAGAACGTGAACTGGAAGCACCGATCAGCGAGCTGTTTGCAGAATTCGATCCTCAACCCTTAGCCGCTGGTTCACTGGGACAGGTGCATCGTGCGCGTCACCTTGATGGGACTCCGCTTGTCGTGAAAATCAAACGTCCCGACATCGATCGCGTGATTGAGCAGGATCTCAGTCTGATGTATGAACTGGCGATGATGATTGAGCGGCATTTTCCCGATGCAGAGGTTTTTGATCCTACAGGACTGGTCAATCAGTTTTCACGTACCATTCACCGCGAATTGCAGTTTTCCCGCGAAGCGCGTTCTACGGATGAATTTTTTCGACTGTTTCAAGATGATGCCACGTTGTATGTTCCCAAAATTTACCGGGAGCTGACGCAGGGTGATGTGATCACGATGGAATTCATTGACGGTTATAAAATCGATGATGACAACGAACTCAAGAATCTGCCGATCAGTGCCCATGAAGTGGCGGCCAACGGTGCCCGCATTTTTATGAAAATGACGTTCGAATTCGGCATCTTCCATGCTGATCCTCATCCAGGTAACTTTCGTGTGATGCCGGATGGATCTCTGTGCCTGCTTGATTACGGGATGATCGGAATCCTGGAAGAAGAGCGTCGTGATATGCTCGTCGATCTCTTTCTGAATGTGGCCAGAAAAGATACTGCAAAACTGGTGGAAGTCGTTTTGAAAATTGGTAAAGCAAAACGCAAAGTAGACCATCAACTGCTACGGGCGGATCTGCGGGATTTTATCGGGAACTATTATGGCGTTCCAATGGACGAGATCAGTGTCGGCAAAATGCTGACCGATTTTATCAATATTCTGGCGATTCACCGAATCCGTTGTCCCGTTGATATCATGCTTTTGATTCGAGCGCTCATTACTTTGGAGGGGATCGCCACACACATCGCTCCTGATTTGAATATTGCGCAGGAGATGGAGCCTTACATCTATCGGCTGTCTTCCGAACGCTATCATCCTAAAGCGATTGTCAGCCGAATCTGGTCAGAAACCTGTACTCTGTCTAAAGTCATGCATGACCTGCCCGAGCAGATTGGCCGAACACTGGGTAAGCTGAGTGACGATGAACTCCAGATTCATCTGGATCATAAAGGCTTCGATCACCTGACACAGGAAATGGATCGCTCGGGGAACAGGCTGGCGATTGGGATGGTGATGTCTTCTCTGATCCTGGCTTCGGCGATTACCATTTCACTGGATTCAAATCTGATATTTGTCAGCATCCCGATCTTCATGATGTCGAGCCTGCTGGGGATCTGGCTGATTTATGGCGTCTTTCGCAGCGGTCGATTATAG
- a CDS encoding PQQ-binding-like beta-propeller repeat protein, which produces MRFIQLSLLIIVYLTVPCRGGDWPQIMGPYRNGHAAANETLAAEWPAGGPILKWQRPAGSGYAGLAVSQNVAILFHRIEDEEIVEALQADTGEVLWKHQSPVSYKGTYNPNDGPIAVPLIYKDRVYVFGVTGHLQCLDFKTGKQIWTRQTHKDFQVGEGFFGVGSTPIIIEEKLLVNVGGKRQNAGIVAFSLDQGRTLWQSMTDDASYSSPISAFLNGRFYALFITRLHLVGVDPKSGDILFQFPFGKRGATVNGANPVQVGKNIFATASYGVGGFWGIVEDNSTSEIWRSEKPLASQYTTPIEYDGALIGIDGRQDIGPARLVCFDPKTQKVLWSKENFGYATLLEVDNKLLILKTDGTLVMATASKEEYKELGRAQVLNSTTRALPAFSNGLLFVRDTKTLKCLELNKPAQPPVTPEKSSSN; this is translated from the coding sequence ATGCGATTCATTCAATTGAGCCTGCTGATCATCGTTTACCTGACTGTTCCCTGCCGAGGTGGTGACTGGCCGCAGATCATGGGTCCTTATCGAAATGGACATGCCGCCGCCAATGAAACGCTGGCTGCAGAGTGGCCCGCCGGTGGCCCCATTTTGAAATGGCAGCGTCCTGCAGGAAGTGGTTATGCCGGGCTGGCTGTTTCCCAGAATGTGGCGATTTTATTTCATCGCATTGAAGACGAGGAAATTGTCGAGGCATTACAGGCTGATACAGGTGAAGTCCTCTGGAAGCATCAATCTCCCGTCAGCTACAAAGGGACTTATAACCCGAACGATGGCCCTATCGCGGTCCCCTTAATTTATAAAGACCGCGTGTATGTCTTTGGGGTCACCGGACACCTGCAATGCCTGGACTTCAAAACAGGAAAACAGATCTGGACACGTCAGACACACAAAGACTTTCAGGTTGGAGAAGGATTTTTCGGAGTCGGCAGCACTCCCATTATCATCGAAGAAAAACTACTGGTCAATGTGGGTGGTAAACGCCAGAATGCAGGTATTGTCGCTTTTTCACTGGATCAAGGCAGGACACTCTGGCAGTCAATGACTGACGATGCAAGCTACTCCTCGCCGATCTCTGCTTTTTTAAATGGCCGTTTCTATGCTTTATTTATCACAAGACTGCACCTGGTCGGGGTCGATCCGAAAAGCGGAGATATTCTGTTTCAGTTCCCCTTTGGCAAACGGGGAGCTACTGTAAATGGTGCCAACCCGGTCCAGGTCGGCAAGAATATTTTTGCTACTGCCAGCTATGGAGTCGGTGGCTTCTGGGGGATTGTTGAAGACAACAGCACTTCTGAGATTTGGCGGAGCGAAAAGCCGCTGGCCAGCCAATATACAACCCCAATTGAATACGATGGCGCACTGATAGGCATTGATGGCCGACAGGATATTGGACCTGCGCGACTAGTCTGTTTTGATCCGAAAACGCAGAAAGTTCTCTGGTCGAAAGAAAACTTCGGTTATGCAACCCTGCTGGAAGTAGATAATAAGCTTCTTATTTTGAAAACAGATGGTACTCTCGTAATGGCGACCGCCTCGAAAGAAGAATATAAGGAACTGGGGCGCGCACAGGTTTTGAACTCAACGACTCGAGCGCTGCCTGCATTTTCTAATGGCCTGTTGTTCGTCAGAGATACCAAAACCCTCAAGTGCCTGGAACTCAACAAGCCGGCCCAGCCTCCTGTAACGCCAGAAAAGTCCAGCTCAAATTAA
- the hemL gene encoding glutamate-1-semialdehyde 2,1-aminomutase, with protein sequence MSVSQRVKSEEQFTRAMRVIPGGVNSPARAFGAVGGHPVVIDRGEGQYLYDIDGNRYIDLVGSWGPHILGHLHPRVMPRIEEALKKGTSFGAPTLVETELAELVADLVPCVEKVRMVNSGTEAGMSVIRLARGYTGRDKIIKFAGCYHGHVDSLLVQAGSGALTLGTPSSPGVPQGCTADTLVLEYNDIEQLKETFVQLGDQIAAVILEPVVGNMGVVLPEPGFLETVREVCTQHGSVFIMDEVMTGFRVALGGAQQRFDIAPDICMLGKVIGGGMPVGAYGGKAEIMDVISPVGSVYQAGTLSGNPIAMASGIATLECLRETDPYAELESKTRRLTQGLGAAAAKAGLPHTLAECGSMFTLFFNPEKVTSYAISAKNDTARFGRYFQGMLDRGIYLPCSQFEANFTSVMLTDDDIDHVIQAASEVLQEIG encoded by the coding sequence ATGTCAGTCAGCCAACGTGTCAAGAGTGAAGAACAGTTTACCCGAGCCATGAGAGTCATCCCGGGGGGCGTCAACAGCCCTGCGCGGGCTTTTGGAGCTGTCGGAGGACACCCGGTAGTAATTGATCGGGGTGAAGGTCAGTACCTGTATGACATTGATGGCAACCGCTATATCGATCTGGTGGGTTCCTGGGGACCGCATATTCTGGGACACCTGCATCCCCGGGTGATGCCTCGTATCGAAGAAGCACTCAAGAAGGGAACCAGCTTTGGTGCTCCAACATTAGTGGAAACAGAACTGGCTGAACTCGTCGCAGACCTGGTTCCCTGTGTGGAAAAAGTACGGATGGTGAATTCCGGTACCGAAGCCGGCATGAGTGTAATTCGCCTGGCCCGCGGTTATACGGGTCGAGATAAAATCATCAAATTTGCGGGCTGTTATCATGGTCATGTTGACAGCCTGCTGGTTCAGGCCGGTAGTGGCGCATTGACTTTGGGAACGCCTTCCAGTCCGGGCGTACCGCAAGGCTGCACAGCCGACACACTGGTACTGGAATACAATGATATCGAACAGTTGAAAGAGACCTTTGTGCAACTGGGAGACCAGATTGCTGCGGTGATATTGGAACCTGTTGTGGGGAACATGGGAGTGGTACTGCCCGAACCCGGTTTTCTGGAAACGGTGCGGGAAGTCTGCACTCAACATGGGTCGGTATTTATCATGGATGAAGTCATGACCGGTTTCCGTGTTGCCTTAGGTGGTGCGCAGCAACGTTTTGATATTGCGCCCGACATCTGCATGCTGGGTAAAGTGATTGGCGGGGGAATGCCTGTCGGTGCGTACGGTGGTAAAGCGGAAATCATGGATGTAATTTCGCCCGTGGGCAGCGTGTATCAGGCGGGAACCCTATCCGGAAACCCGATCGCAATGGCTTCCGGAATCGCGACACTGGAATGCCTGCGAGAAACCGATCCCTATGCCGAACTGGAATCAAAAACCAGGCGATTGACTCAGGGATTGGGCGCAGCGGCCGCTAAAGCAGGTCTGCCTCACACGCTGGCAGAATGCGGATCGATGTTTACTCTGTTTTTCAACCCGGAAAAAGTCACCAGCTATGCGATCTCAGCAAAGAATGATACCGCCCGCTTTGGACGGTACTTTCAGGGCATGCTGGATCGGGGCATCTATTTACCCTGCAGTCAATTTGAAGCCAATTTTACATCTGTCATGCTGACCGATGATGATATTGACCATGTGATCCAGGCTGCAAGCGAAGTATTACAGGAAATTGGCTGA
- a CDS encoding STAS domain-containing protein yields the protein MASKRDRMSVYEREGVTVLDFGTMEIWDGADLALLRETLTRLVDQEGCKSIGVELSSVKYIPSGFFGMLYDLYEKGIAVTLYSPQPNVASMLWFKQFCTHTEDGRYLLKSDTTAAQQSPSEEQVRSEKEKWEKSLKQSSDYSTTVS from the coding sequence ATGGCATCAAAACGCGACAGAATGAGCGTCTATGAGCGTGAAGGAGTGACCGTACTGGATTTCGGGACAATGGAAATCTGGGACGGAGCCGATCTGGCCCTGCTACGCGAGACGTTGACGCGCCTGGTTGATCAGGAAGGTTGTAAATCGATTGGTGTCGAACTGTCTTCGGTCAAGTACATCCCCAGTGGTTTTTTCGGCATGCTGTATGATCTCTATGAAAAAGGGATCGCAGTGACGCTTTACAGCCCACAGCCGAATGTTGCCAGTATGCTCTGGTTCAAACAGTTCTGTACGCACACCGAAGATGGGCGGTATCTTTTGAAAAGCGATACGACCGCGGCTCAACAGAGTCCTAGCGAAGAGCAGGTGAGATCAGAAAAAGAAAAGTGGGAAAAAAGCCTGAAACAATCCAGCGACTATTCAACGACCGTTTCCTGA
- a CDS encoding protein arginine kinase, with the protein MNLDAFTRTSGEWLRGIGPDSDIVMSSRIRLARNLAQFPFINRCTESTLGEIEQLMRPIITSLPMDVKLSYLDVNSLGNLDRQFIVERQLISREHSERSGPRGVGLDSEENIGIMVNEEDHLRLQVLRSGFSLNECWDTINQIDDLLEQEVTYAFSEEFGYLTACPTNVGTGIRVSVMLHLPALVITKEIQKVFQALQKINLAVRGLYGEGSQAMGDFYQISNQVTLGQTEHQLIDSIKEVVPNIISYERRVRNSLIKENRQGLHDQVSRAYGILSTAQTISSEETMHLLSSVRMGVNLGLIEGLPISAVNEMFIFTQPAHLQKLQGGELASSERNAARANYLRQRISDANSSN; encoded by the coding sequence GTGAATTTGGACGCGTTCACTCGCACGAGTGGTGAATGGTTGAGAGGAATCGGCCCGGACTCCGATATCGTGATGTCCAGCAGAATTCGTCTGGCCCGGAATCTCGCACAGTTCCCCTTTATCAATCGCTGTACGGAGTCGACACTGGGTGAGATCGAACAGCTGATGCGCCCGATCATTACCTCACTCCCCATGGATGTAAAACTATCCTATCTGGATGTAAACAGCCTGGGTAATCTGGACCGTCAGTTTATTGTGGAACGTCAACTGATCAGCCGTGAGCATTCAGAACGATCGGGCCCCCGGGGGGTTGGACTGGACAGTGAAGAAAACATCGGCATCATGGTCAATGAGGAAGATCATCTCCGTCTGCAGGTCCTGCGTAGTGGTTTTTCTCTGAATGAATGCTGGGATACGATCAACCAGATTGATGATCTGCTGGAACAGGAAGTGACCTATGCCTTCAGTGAAGAGTTTGGCTATCTGACCGCCTGCCCGACGAACGTCGGTACCGGGATTCGGGTCAGCGTCATGCTGCATCTGCCTGCGCTGGTGATCACCAAAGAAATCCAGAAGGTATTCCAGGCGCTGCAGAAGATCAATCTGGCCGTGCGTGGCTTATATGGAGAAGGCAGCCAGGCCATGGGAGACTTCTATCAGATCTCAAATCAGGTGACGCTGGGGCAGACCGAGCACCAACTGATCGACAGCATCAAGGAAGTGGTACCCAATATCATTTCCTATGAACGGCGGGTCAGAAATTCGCTGATCAAAGAGAACCGCCAGGGGCTGCATGACCAGGTCTCCCGGGCTTACGGAATATTAAGCACCGCGCAGACCATCAGCTCGGAGGAAACCATGCATCTTCTGTCCAGCGTGCGAATGGGTGTGAATCTGGGATTGATTGAGGGATTGCCGATCTCAGCAGTCAATGAAATGTTTATTTTTACTCAACCCGCGCATCTACAAAAACTGCAGGGTGGAGAACTGGCATCTAGCGAGCGTAATGCTGCCCGGGCTAACTACCTGCGACAACGCATCAGTGACGCCAATTCTTCAAACTGA